From a single Bacteroidota bacterium genomic region:
- a CDS encoding D-tyrosyl-tRNA(Tyr) deacylase — translation MRAVVQRVSRASVTVNDQVVGSIGRGMMVLLGILDSDTEADADWMASKLISMRVFPDDHDKMNRSVLDCGGEVLIVSQFTLYGDTRKGNRPSFIRSAGPAIARPLVDRVIQRCEELTGKPVATGIFGAMMQVELINDGPVTLIIDSKEV, via the coding sequence GTGAGAGCAGTGGTTCAGCGGGTCAGCAGGGCGTCTGTCACCGTTAATGACCAGGTGGTCGGCTCCATCGGCAGGGGTATGATGGTTCTTCTTGGAATTCTCGATTCCGACACAGAGGCCGATGCAGATTGGATGGCTTCAAAACTCATCAGCATGCGGGTCTTTCCCGATGACCATGATAAGATGAACCGCAGTGTACTGGACTGCGGAGGTGAGGTTCTGATTGTATCACAATTTACCCTGTATGGTGATACCAGAAAAGGCAACCGGCCATCATTCATCCGATCAGCCGGACCTGCCATCGCCCGGCCATTGGTTGACAGGGTGATTCAGCGGTGTGAGGAGTTAACAGGTAAACCGGTTGCAACCGGAATTTTTGGAGCGATGATGCAGGTTGAATTGATAAATGATGGCCCCGTTACCCTGATCATCGACAGTAAAGAGGTGTGA